ATAAAAATTGCTAATATCTACATTGGTtaacaaaaattaacttgaaatgaaGCAAAGGTAACTACAATATCAAATCAGAAACTAAATACTATATTTAAGTTGGCTTTGTTAGTCTGGTCTGATTTTTCCTATACCCAGGAAACACTAGGTCCACTTTCAATATAACAATTATATGAATTTACCAAGGCTTTGTACTTCATTTCAGAAAAGCataagatctttttttaaaaatttatttgagagagagaaacatcaatttgctgttctgctaatttatgcactcattggttgatccCTGTATGCACACTAAACGTATATAGAGTTGGGGAACTAAAGAAGCTATATTTAGTTACAAGCTAAAAGGTAACAGTGGTTACCTTTAGGCATGAGAGTTGTGTAAAGGATTATGTTACTTTTACATGGTAGAATTAAGGTTAGTTCACTTCTGACTTAAGTTCTGGGCCCTCCTTTTTCTTAAACCTATTGTAGTTTCAAACCCTGGAAAGAACTAGAAAACttttttcatagaaaaatgaAAGGCATTATCTATTAGTGATTCCATGTAGAGTGTTCCAGTGTATTAATTAAAAAGCCATTTTTATTTATACAGAAGGTTGCATAAACACAGAGCTCTATTTTCAGAGGAAAAATTCCCATAAactaaactaaagaaaaaatgatgagAAATGATAAGATGGGAGGAGGCCTGTGGTATCCTGGGCACTTGGCTCAACAGCTTTAATGACTCTACAGGCAACTAAAGTGCCACATCACCCAGAACTTTgttctcctcctctttttctgATCAGCATttataagatttaaaattttagagCTGGACTATGGTATCTTATTTcacaaaaatgtgaaaacataCTGGTATCTGAAACATAATATACCACAGTCTAAAAAGCTCTGAAGTTTGAAAATCTAGTTATGTACAAAATAGAcaccaaaaatacaaaaaaataatttaagtctCTAATTCTATAATGAAATTAGAAATGttataaaacaagtttatttGAACCATAGGGTACATGTGCTGGCTTCTATTAAAATTCTTACTTTCTACTTCAGTAAGTATTTGGCTTGAAAGATGATAGTTTAACTTGCAAAATGAGATTGTGCAGGGGAAATAGGGTAATTCAGATCATTCTCCAGGATCAGACTCACTCTAACATGGTTTGAAGCCCTATTCTTCAAGTGCCACTAACTAACTGAAGGTCCCAAGTACTGAGAAAATGCTAAACTTTTAGCCTGTGTACATTCCTCCACAAAATTACCTTAAGAGCCAATTTGGTACAAATAGGTATCCTTACAAACCTTAGTTTTTACCCCAGTAATAAGAAAAGCTGGTCTTACCTCGAGCCTGCGCTGTTTCTCAGGATCCTCCTCATTCATGATCCGCTCCTTCTctgctcttttcttctcttcacgCCGAGACTGTGCAGCTTCCTGTCTTTGCACATGCGTCAGCTTCAAGAATTTCTCTTCCACTCTAGCTCGGTTCTTATCTGCTTTTTGTTTGCCCTTTCCCCAAGAAACAAAGAGTTTCATAAGAAATCCATTTTAATTCAACAGAAGCAAAAGCCCATTTAGTATTCTTTCATAAAACTACTCCCATTTAACACTTTCAAGTAAAGTAGCAAAGATACAATCACTGAAATCCTCGATAGATGATTcccccagaggaaaaaaataacaggTGCCAACTTATGATAAAGGCTGCAGTCTTACTTCTCTGTTGAGTCGGAACTTTTTGGCTTTGTCAATAGAGTAAATCACCATGTTCATCAGGGGTAGCAAAGCTTCCATATCCTTTGGGTAAGTGTTACCTGAGCCAGGCACTGGAAAACAAAGCCATTTCCTATTGAGTTAACAGAGCATTAATACTTCTGAGTCGCCaactccctctctttttttaattaataaactcCTTTTTTCTTAGGCAGCTAAAATGcaacagaaaatataaattaaagtatATACAAGGATCTCTTATTGAAGAAACCCAACAGCAATAAGAAGGCATGGGGTTTGTTTTaatatagtttgttttttaatgtatttttattgatttcagagaggtaggaggagagagagagagagagagagagagagagagagagagagagagagagagagaaacatcagtgatgagagagaatcattggccacctcctgcatgccccacaccggggattgagcacgcaacccaggcatgtgcccttgaccagaatcgaacctgggaccctttagtccacaggctgacgctctatccactgagtcaaaccagctagggctaataattcagtttttaaaaatatatattttattgatttttttacagagaggaagggagaaggatagagagttagaaacatcgatgagagagaaacaccaatcagctgcctcctgcgcaccccctactggggatgtgcccgcaaccaaggtacatgcccttgaccggaatcgaacctgggacccacccttcagtccgcaggccgactctctatccactgagccaaacaggttagggctaatatagttttttttatagCTGTCACTTAGGAGGGAACAATACTCTCCTTAAGGTCATCTCTCAGAAAACAAAGAACCCAGACAGGACATGGGATACTTACCATTAAATGTAAACAGTAGTGTCCTCTTAGTTTCAGGTAGCTTTAAAGGCTGACCTTCTCTGTCATGAAAGAAAAGGCTATTTAGAAAGAACACAAGAAAGATATTCTCTACGCATATAAATTACCCAGTTCACTTAGATGAATAGATACCTACAATTAATCAGCATAGTATTTGGCTTGGCATCCCATAGTCAAATATAATCTCAGAGCCTGAAGGAGCTTTACAGGTCACCTGATCCACTTGCCTAACTGATGAATGCATTCCCAAGTGACCTTTATCCTATACTTGAACATCTCCAAGTGATATCCCCTCCAGGCAAGGTATATTCCATCTCACCTGGGGAACCAGAAATAAGCCTACATTTAAGTAAGAGGcccatattttaaataacatttctgCTTATTTTGATGAGTTTCTATGTTCTATTTCCAACTCCTATTTTAGCTTCCTTCCTATAATGAAGTATCTTATTTTTGAGCCAGGCTTAGAATAAGTTTAGAAATCATCAACTATAGCATATATAATTTAGTTTCGACTCACCAAAGATTCCCTTGTAATCTTTGACTATCAACtcgcctctcccccaccccaaaaggTTCCACAGTTACCATAATGTGGTATTTTGCCCACGGTGTTGATACTGAGTAAAGCAAGGCAAGGATGATGCAACACCATCTAAAGGCAAAAGGACCTGAGTAATTCTGACACACAATGAAAACCCAGAATGGCTTTTAATTGTACTCAACTCCACAGCCTATGAGAGAGTAACCCTTAATCAAAAATTTAGGCCAGAACCATTTCTACACCAAGGGTGAACTTAAAATAAGTATGTTCTCCTGAAATGGGAACATACAACAAATCGGAATTCAAACAACAAATTCAAGCCCTGAATATgtacatttgaaatatattaCTATAAATATTACTATGGGTATTTAACGTGTTTGATAATATACTAGGAAAGAATATAAGCATCCCCTACACAAAAACAGAAGCCAGAAAAGGCCAGATTTGCAATCAATCAAACATTACAGATTCATATCATaaattgaaaaaggaaaaaaaagaacatagacTACAAAGGACAGAGAGTAGCAACTGCATTTTCTTATATGAGCCATTTTGTAAGATTCTCTTCCACGTCACTGAGTGCATGGTGCACACGTGCAGCAACACATGCAAACTGAGGAGGCTTGTTTATCTCCCATAGGTTTCCAACTACCTTCCTGATGCATGTAGTCAAAGCAAAAGGAAACTTGGGCTTCATGAACTTCCCTCACTCATATGGCAAGGGAAATTGCAGAAGCATCTTGCAGGTGTTTCAACAcagaaagataaagaagaaaatcatatttagtatttttatttcatacgTACTCTTGCATAATTTTTGGACCCGAGAACTGGTCTGAAAAATGAACGGATTCAATCTTGTCAGCGTAGTGTGTAAGAAAATGGACCATCTGAAATAgagaaaattattatattttaaagtagggTTTGATGTATTTCCCTTTTTTCATAAAGATATCTACTCTTCAGTCCTCCTTGCTATTGTACAAAATGTCATTAAGgctaaagcttttaaaaaattaaatttaaataaggtAAGGAATTTCTCTATAATGAAACTTGTACCTTTTCTTTAGTAACACCAATGCTTAAATATTCTTATTGAGCAGCTGAAAATATGTCTCAAACTAATGTTctaaataagaataaaagcatGGAGATAAAATCTTAAATAATTTTAGGAGATTCTTCATGAACATATCACCTTGAACTTACATTTATAACTGTCTTTGAGCTAGCCtacatttttatgatattaaGATGTACTGTTACCATTATACaaccaatagaaaaaaaacatggCTCTTTATACATCCCTCTTCTCTTACACTAGTTGAGACTAAAATAATGGACTAAATGACATGGTGATAAAGATAAAAGTTgtagtcctttttttaaaaaaaaacaaactaaaagccATCAGCAATCCTAGGAACAATTTGCTCTGGATTTAGAGAGCATTCTTCACTAAACAATTTTTTTTGACAAGTTAATCTATTGCTTAAAGAAAGAATTAGAGTGTTTTTGGGAAAGGAACACATAATCAATACACTGTGATAAATGAAGAACTcgtacagcagtggttctcaaccgtcctaatgccgtgaccctttaatacagttcctcatgttgtggtgacccccaatttcattgttacaaattgaacataattaaagcatagtgattaatcacaaaaacaatatgtaattatatatatgttttccgatggtcttaggcgagccctgttaaagggtcgttcgaccccccaaaagggtcacgacccacaggttgagaaacgctgttGTACAGCGTGAGTTTTAGGGAGAGTACCTTGCAAATGCCAAGGTCTGCAAATGTATGCCTTCCATCACACTTACCTTTGTATCCATCATTCCCTCTGTGACTTCTCCCATCTCTGACAGGATGGCTAAGGAGTCTGGCAGTCCATACTTTGCGCCAGACTTAGGTTTGTCACTACAAAACTCACTCTAGAGGAAGAAGTAATTGAAAGTAAGATGTGACATTTTATTATGCACAGAAGTTTTCTTCTCAAGAGAATATGTACTGACCTATTTCAAAGTGATTAATTATGCTATGCTCTGAAGCTGAACATCTATGTAATAATTAGGCACAATTTCTATGTATGTTTGAGTTGTAATAGTCAACATACCAGATCCTGCATCTCTTTCTGCAGTCGTACCAGGGCTTTCCGAGTACCAATAGCAAACACATAGGTATCCATGTCTTCATCATTCATGGTTACTTTTATTtgctattaaaacaaaaacaaaaaccacacaaaactcACCTGTTAGGTTCTGTGATAGGCCTATTTCTAAAATGGCCCCGAAGATTCCCCTGGTGTATGCGTACATACTCCCCTTGAATGGGAACAGGACTTGTGAAATGATGGGATATCACTCCCATGACTCTGTTGTGTTATGTAGCAGAAGGTCCCTAATCAGCTGACTTTGCTATCAATCAAAAGAGACATTATCCAGGTGACTGACCTAATCACACGCACCTCCACTCACAGCTACACACTGAGTGGACAATGATCTGTGCAAATAGAGAAGGGCCCATTTTCTGACGAAGTACACAAGTTGTCTGTAACTCCAAACGGAGTCTAAACAATAAATGGAATAAGCTCTAAGAAATTAAGAATTCAATCTgtagagagaaaaacagcaagAAGAACACATACCACTTGATCACTTGCTGGCCTCATCATACGGGCCAGGACGTTCAATAAGTCCTGTCTCTTGAggaactggggggaaaaaaaaagaacagctgTAACCTCCACTAACTACAAAGAAGAGACCCTGGAGGGGGAATCAGATGTATCAAATATACTTGACATTTGCCAGTTAGTAGTAGAAGATGACTTTTAGACCTCCTTGAAGACACTAAACTTAGAGGATTTTGAATCATGCTGGAAAAAACAAAAGGTAGACATATACGTTGCACCAGAAATTCCCTACTTACCCTGAGCTGGATAAGCATCCCTTCACAGCACACTCTACCAGAACACCACAGGTTGTAGATATGCTCGTTCTCCTGGTTCAGCTTTCCTGTACTTGTGGCTTCTTTGTTCGTTCCATCATCCCCTAGGAGTAAACCACTTAATGTGATTCCCTAAAAGTGTTGAGGCCTAATTACCACTCCCTCCTCCACTCTGACCCCACAATGATCAGAGTTTTAGGGTGGCAATACTTTGAGATCATATAGAACTCTCCTTTGAACATACATGACAACAAATGGGCAttgttccttttacttttaaaactctATTGTCTCCATAAAAAAATCATACTCTAGCATTACTACTATGTTCTTGTTAGTTAGACAGTCAGCTTCAGTATAAGTTTCTTAAGAGTAGGTAAAAAGTGGAGCAAAATCAGTTTAAATGTTTTTCCCCAAAGTTAAAAATactaccctaaccggtttggctcagtagatagagcgtcagcctgtggactgaagggtcccaggttcgattccagtcaagggcatgtaccttggttgcgggcacatccccagtggggagtgtgcaggaggcagctgatcgatgtttctaactctctagccctctcccttcctctctgtaaaaaatcaataaaatatattaaaaaaaaaatactcccaatgtaatgaataaaaaaaaaaaaaaataccatcacTACAAACTATTTAACACTCCCTCACCATATGTATGACTTAACTTTGATCAAGTTTGCTTTTTCAACAGCAAAATAATAGTGGTATTAAGAGCTGTATTTTAGATCTAGAAAAAGCTAAAATTCCAACCATTCTCTCACTTCATTTAATTAAATGTACGGAAGAAAGTGCAGAACCTCACAAGGTAAAGCAAGACTGACACATCAAATGAAAACACATGAGAGAAGTCGAAGGCTTAAAGGCGGCTTATTATTTTCCTAATGTCCAGGTGAATAAGTACTCTGAAATAATATGGTACAGCAGAGACAGCATGGAATTTGAAAGCATGTATACTAAGTTTAAGTATATCATGGTTACAAGAAAATAGCATTTCTGGATTTCAGTCCCCTCCttaggaaaaaagaaactttCCAACTGACAGTATTCTTACAAAGTTTAAATGAGAAACAATATATGCAAAGTACCTAGCACAACACTAAACAGTCTGCTAAAGAGCAGAGCAGATGCATACTTGCTTCCTATTAAAGGGAAACAAAGTGTTAAATGCCAAACAGAGTTGAAGGTGGGCAAGTCCACCTTACCCTTTACATTATACAACTGCACGGGCTCCTCTCCTGTACTTCAGTGTACATACCTCTTCAGTGGATCAGAAAGAAACTCAAGTGCCTAGAACCTGAGAGAATTCTAATTTCTAAAAGATGAACTGAAAGTATTTATCAAGctacttaaaatgttaaaattcctTGCTTTCAGCCAGACTCTTATCCAAATGTGTTTTGAAACAATTGCTCTTTAGCAAATGTTGATTAATAGCAGATGAGAAAATCATTTCATAAATACAATTTATTCAGCATATAAAACCTAACAAAAACAGGATcccttgaaagaaaataaaaaagcaccCTCTTTGGCAGTCCCTGAAAGCAGTTAGGTACTTATACTGAGGGGAATAAACAGTTCTTATTAGATGTTGTCCAAGCCCACAGCAGGACTTCTATTAGCCTAACTTACCTACTAAGGTAAAGTTACTCTCCAAAAGTTCTCTATGAGAGTTAAACCAGGCCTGAGCAAGGCGACTGTTTTTATTCTTCCCGATGATATAGTTCATGATGTAGGCGAGCAGACCAGTCACCATCAGAATTTCTAGATAATAACTCTCCCAACTGTTCTGGAGGTGTGCAGGAAcctaaagaaaaacaattattcCATTGAATGTTAGTTGAGGCTGAAGGATGGAGTCTAACTCATGGAATGAAGGACAATGAAAAAACCCATAAACAGAAGTAGATACTTTAAATAACTGTCACTAAATATGATTATACTTTGAAAAACATGCCCATTTTGATTTTCCAGGCTGGCTTTGTAAAAGACTCTTTAAGGAAATGTGAAGACAGTCAAGTAGGATAAAAGGATGGAAAGCCCTTTGTATTAAACTTGATTCTGACTCCCACCCCAAAATAAATCCAATGGCTATCATCTTCATCATTccttaataaataaaactatgagGACTAGAACAAAAACACAGGGATTGCCTCTATAGGTGTGGAGTTTTATGAG
The genomic region above belongs to Myotis daubentonii chromosome 16, mMyoDau2.1, whole genome shotgun sequence and contains:
- the CCDC47 gene encoding PAT complex subunit CCDC47; the protein is MKVFLAFCVVLLVFGSVSEAKFDDFEDEEDIVEYDDNDFAEFEDVTEDSVTESPQRVITTEDDEDETTVELEGQDENQEGDFEDADTQEGDTEGEPYDDEEFEGYEDKPDTSSSKNKDPITIVDVPAHLQNSWESYYLEILMVTGLLAYIMNYIIGKNKNSRLAQAWFNSHRELLESNFTLVGDDGTNKEATSTGKLNQENEHIYNLWCSGRVCCEGMLIQLRFLKRQDLLNVLARMMRPASDQVQIKVTMNDEDMDTYVFAIGTRKALVRLQKEMQDLSEFCSDKPKSGAKYGLPDSLAILSEMGEVTEGMMDTKMVHFLTHYADKIESVHFSDQFSGPKIMQEEGQPLKLPETKRTLLFTFNVPGSGNTYPKDMEALLPLMNMVIYSIDKAKKFRLNREGKQKADKNRARVEEKFLKLTHVQRQEAAQSRREEKKRAEKERIMNEEDPEKQRRLEEAALRREQKKLEKKQMKMKQIKVKAM